The window TCAGGAGCTTCGGTTCTCACCACCGAATTGATCTCGTCAACCACTTTCCATCCTTTCGCAAGCAGCCGCAATGTGAGGTCACAATCTTCGGCAAACGTATCGTCAGTATACATGCCCACGTCTTCCAAAGCCTGCCTGCGAAACAAGCCAAAGGGCCCCGGAACGATGCCAACACAGTTGAAGAGACCCATAATTCGACGCATTAAGTTCTGACCGATGATATACTCCAAAGCCTGAAGATTCGTTAGTATCTTGTGTCGGTTCAGGACCTTTACGTTTCCGGCAACCGCAGCCACCTGCGGGTCTTTCATATGCCGAATCGCATAATTCAAAGAATCCGGATCCAGTCGACTGTCCGCATCGACGCAAAGGACCAAATCGGCCTTGGCTGCCTGAATTCCAAAGTTCAGTGCGTTCCCTTTTCCACCATTTGGAATCTTATGAACCTGCACCCTACCCGCACCATCTTCCTCCGCTACTTCATTAGCCATTTCGGTTGTGCGGTCGGATGATCCGTCGTCGACTACGACCACTTCAAAAGCAGGATAGTCCATCTTCAGATGCGAACGGATTGCCGGAGCGATTACCTTTTCTTCATTGTAGGCCGGGACTATGATCGAGATGAATGGTTTGGATCGACCCTCCCAGCGATGACTCTTCTCATCCGCTGCTAAATTCCTTCGATAAAGAATAAGGTGAACGATCGAGAACAGGGCAAAGAACAGAATCCGTAGTATCAAAATCGATACAAAACCAATAATGAAAACAAATGCTGCCGTCGCCAGGTATTTTGACCACTCATGATCCGTTCTGTAAATCAGGAGCCATATCGCAAGTGCCACTACCGTGAGGAAGAGGATTATCCCTCCGAGTACAACTGTTTTGAAAATAAAGCCTTTCACCGTTAAAACACGATCTGGACCTCTGCCCGGCCACTAAACGAACGAATATCTCCTTGTTGAAATGTCGACTCACCATAGTCCAAACGAACACTTGCACGGGAAGATTCAGAAATCTGGTGGTCCAGATAGCCGCCAATCGCTATGTCGAACTCTTCCACTTGTTCAATCCAGAGTACGGTGCCTGTAATTCCACCATTCGTGTCATCCGCAATCCTGCGGTCATAGCGACCCGTTACTCCTCCGCCGTAGTAGTCCGATGGTGAAAAGTAATTCGCCGACTCATCGTCATAATTGAGCCACAAACCACGCAAACCGACTTTGAGAGCCTGATCTGGTTCATCAATCATGCGATTGAGGACTGTTCCAATGAGCCTAGTGCGATAGTTTCCGTCAGAAAACCAACCTGATTCTCCAAAGCCTTCGATCTGCCACCGCTCCCAAATTTCGTCTCCTTCGATGACGTAGATCGCCTGACCATAAAAATCGTTGGTCCGCACTTCGTCCAAGAGAGCACTAAGATCATAGTGCTCAAAGACCGCCTCCCGTCTCCGAAAACCGAAAACCGCTGCCAACTGTTTGGTGGAGTAACCAATACCGAGTCGTCCGAGAACGGTGCCGTCTACATTGTCATAAAACACGCCGCCAAGAGTGGCTAAATAGGACCACGGT is drawn from Verrucomicrobiota bacterium and contains these coding sequences:
- a CDS encoding glycosyltransferase, coding for MKGFIFKTVVLGGIILFLTVVALAIWLLIYRTDHEWSKYLATAAFVFIIGFVSILILRILFFALFSIVHLILYRRNLAADEKSHRWEGRSKPFISIIVPAYNEEKVIAPAIRSHLKMDYPAFEVVVVDDGSSDRTTEMANEVAEEDGAGRVQVHKIPNGGKGNALNFGIQAAKADLVLCVDADSRLDPDSLNYAIRHMKDPQVAAVAGNVKVLNRHKILTNLQALEYIIGQNLMRRIMGLFNCVGIVPGPFGLFRRQALEDVGMYTDDTFAEDCDLTLRLLAKGWKVVDEINSVVRTEAPEELFPFIRQRYRWTRGVLQSLRKHKSGFTGRMGLRMWFVLINMFFDGVIWPVANLLAYACVFYLILEFGLVTYLVFWWIHFTLLDMGLALLCIASERETARLVIYVLIYRLFFLVVMDVCKLLSSLEEVFHVKMGWGKLERTGSDGSRKKGGAPTEPAKEAVAV